Proteins found in one Arthrobacter sp. U41 genomic segment:
- a CDS encoding HelD family protein: protein MHDADLAHERDYVAGLYARLDELRAEKRAQLAQVRRAGAVGTMQNVSERDAFAALYEDRLAQLDAVDDRLVFGRLDLDSGEAQYIGRIGLTTEDLQRLMLDWRAPEAGHFYQATAFDRQGVRRRRHLILQGREVKAIEDDVLDADLLADNESLQGEGALLAALNSKRTGRMSDIVGTIQSEQDRIIRSSISGALVVQGGPGTGKTAVALHRAAYLLYTHRDRLKTAGVLLVGPSSSFMKYIERVLPSLGETGVVMASVGRLMPGIHAVAEPESEVAAIKGRLDMAEVVANAVANRQRIPAENRVLEVDGRKLLLTPRQVRRARDRARSTGKPHNEARVSFVKILLRELTEQMTELVEAGSIGNNADRSYLAEDVRSARDVRIALNLCWMPMTPEKLIGELLSRPAILEACTPRLTPAERNLLLRPADAPWTEADVPLLDEAAELLGELDAAAGRGLAQQEHDRARDLANAKQTLVNMETAGVDVLISAEELVDQNQEREARLTAAERATTDRSWAFGHIVVDEAQELSPMQWRLLVRRCPLKSFTIVGDIAQTSSVAGANSWQGALAPMFGDRWQLEELTVNYRTPSQIAEAAARMANAAGLVVSAPKAVREGRWAPVIDRVEPGQIINKLVEVLPEELGALEGGLLAVIADGDLLPEATAALRAVYGRRVGTDAGSYVQDIVVISPREAKGLEFDGVVVLEPSAMLNHEHGRVGDLYVAMTRPTQRLRLIAAAGVPAGIED from the coding sequence ATGCACGACGCTGATTTGGCCCATGAACGCGACTATGTGGCCGGACTTTACGCCCGGCTGGATGAGCTGCGGGCGGAAAAGCGCGCCCAGCTGGCGCAGGTACGGCGTGCCGGTGCGGTGGGCACCATGCAGAACGTCTCGGAGCGGGACGCTTTCGCCGCGCTGTACGAGGACCGCCTGGCGCAGCTCGACGCCGTCGATGACCGGCTCGTGTTCGGCCGCCTCGACCTCGACTCCGGGGAGGCCCAGTACATCGGCCGCATCGGCCTGACCACTGAGGACCTCCAGCGCCTCATGCTCGACTGGCGCGCGCCCGAAGCCGGCCACTTCTACCAGGCCACCGCCTTCGACCGGCAGGGTGTCCGCCGCCGCCGCCACCTGATCCTGCAGGGCCGCGAGGTCAAGGCGATCGAGGATGACGTGCTCGACGCCGACCTGCTCGCCGACAACGAGTCGCTCCAGGGCGAGGGCGCCCTGCTGGCCGCCCTGAATTCCAAGCGGACCGGACGGATGTCTGACATCGTCGGCACGATCCAGTCCGAGCAGGACCGGATCATCCGCTCCTCGATCTCCGGTGCCCTCGTGGTCCAGGGCGGTCCGGGCACGGGCAAGACCGCCGTGGCGCTGCACCGCGCCGCCTACCTGCTTTACACCCACCGCGACCGGCTCAAGACCGCCGGCGTCCTGCTGGTGGGACCGTCGTCATCGTTTATGAAGTACATCGAGCGGGTGCTGCCGTCGCTGGGCGAAACCGGCGTCGTGATGGCGAGCGTTGGCCGGCTGATGCCCGGCATCCACGCGGTCGCCGAGCCTGAGTCCGAGGTCGCGGCCATCAAAGGCCGGCTGGACATGGCCGAGGTGGTGGCGAACGCCGTGGCCAACCGGCAGCGCATTCCGGCGGAAAACCGTGTCCTCGAAGTCGACGGGCGCAAGCTTCTGCTGACACCCCGCCAGGTCCGCCGCGCCAGGGACCGGGCCCGCTCCACCGGCAAGCCGCACAACGAGGCCCGTGTCTCTTTCGTGAAGATCCTGCTGCGCGAACTGACCGAGCAGATGACCGAACTCGTGGAAGCCGGCAGCATCGGCAACAACGCCGACCGCTCCTACCTGGCCGAAGACGTCCGTTCCGCCCGGGATGTCCGCATCGCCCTGAACCTGTGCTGGATGCCGATGACACCGGAGAAGCTCATCGGTGAACTCCTCAGCAGGCCCGCGATCCTGGAAGCCTGCACGCCCAGGCTCACCCCGGCCGAGCGTAACCTGCTGCTCCGGCCCGCCGACGCTCCGTGGACCGAAGCGGACGTGCCGCTGCTGGACGAGGCCGCCGAACTTCTCGGCGAACTCGATGCGGCCGCCGGCAGGGGACTGGCCCAGCAGGAGCATGACCGCGCCCGCGATCTGGCCAATGCCAAGCAGACGCTGGTCAACATGGAAACCGCCGGCGTGGACGTTTTGATCTCCGCCGAGGAACTCGTGGACCAGAACCAGGAACGCGAAGCCCGGCTCACCGCCGCCGAGCGCGCCACAACCGACCGCAGCTGGGCGTTCGGGCACATCGTGGTGGACGAGGCCCAGGAGCTGTCGCCGATGCAGTGGCGGCTGCTGGTCCGCCGCTGCCCGCTGAAATCCTTCACCATTGTGGGCGACATTGCCCAGACGAGCTCCGTGGCCGGGGCCAATTCCTGGCAGGGCGCCCTGGCGCCCATGTTCGGGGACCGCTGGCAGCTCGAAGAACTCACCGTCAACTACCGCACGCCCTCGCAGATCGCCGAAGCCGCCGCCCGGATGGCCAACGCGGCGGGACTCGTTGTCTCCGCCCCGAAGGCTGTCCGCGAAGGCCGCTGGGCGCCGGTGATTGACCGCGTCGAGCCGGGCCAGATCATCAACAAGCTCGTGGAGGTCCTGCCGGAGGAGCTCGGCGCGCTCGAGGGCGGCCTGCTCGCCGTCATCGCCGACGGCGACCTCCTCCCGGAGGCGACCGCCGCGCTGCGCGCTGTCTACGGCCGCCGCGTCGGAACGGACGCCGGCAGCTATGTGCAGGACATCGTGGTGATCAGCCCCCGTGAGGCCAAGGGCCTGGAGTTCGACGGCGTCGTGGTGCTGGAGCCGTCCGCGATGCTGAACCATGAGCACGGCCGTGTTGGCGACCTGTATGTGGCCATGACCCGGCCCACGCAGCGGCTGCGGCTCATCGCCGCCGCCGGTGTGCCGGCCGGCATCGAAGACTGA
- the tyrS gene encoding tyrosine--tRNA ligase yields the protein MSQLNDLRSQQNDPSFANVWQELKWRGLVHVSTDEAELEKLLAGDPATYYCGFDPTAPSLHLGNLVQLLLMRRIQLAGHKPLGLVGGSTGLIGDPRQTAERVLNTPETVAEWVGKLQAQVQRFLSFEGENAARMVNNLDWTAPLSAIDFLRGIGKHFRVGTMIKKDIVANRLNSDEGISYTEFSYQILQGMDYLQLFRDYGCVLQTGGSDQWGNLTSGTDLIRKVEGKHVHALGTPLITNSDGTKFGKSEGNAIWLDPEMCSPYAFYQFWLNTADSDVAARLKVFTFLGRAEIEALEAAVADRPFAREGQRKLAYEVTSLVHGVEATEKVIAASAALFGNGDLGALDEATLRAATSELPSATVDASGLGIIELLVATGLSESKSAARRTVGEGGAYVNNTKVADPDAVIEPGQLLHGRYLLLRRGKKNLATVEVSAA from the coding sequence GTGTCCCAGCTAAATGATCTCCGTTCCCAGCAGAATGACCCCAGCTTCGCCAACGTCTGGCAGGAGTTGAAATGGCGCGGCCTCGTCCACGTCTCGACAGATGAGGCGGAGCTGGAGAAACTGCTCGCCGGTGATCCTGCAACCTACTACTGCGGCTTCGATCCCACCGCGCCGAGCCTGCACCTGGGAAACCTGGTCCAGCTGCTGCTGATGCGCCGGATCCAGCTGGCGGGCCACAAGCCCCTCGGCCTCGTCGGGGGCTCCACCGGCCTGATCGGGGATCCGCGGCAGACCGCCGAGCGGGTGCTCAACACCCCCGAGACCGTCGCCGAATGGGTGGGGAAACTGCAGGCGCAGGTCCAGCGTTTCCTCAGCTTCGAAGGCGAGAACGCAGCCCGGATGGTCAACAACCTGGACTGGACAGCCCCGCTGAGCGCCATCGATTTCCTGCGGGGGATCGGCAAACACTTCCGGGTCGGCACCATGATCAAGAAGGACATTGTTGCCAACCGCCTGAATTCCGATGAGGGGATCAGCTACACGGAGTTCAGCTACCAGATCCTTCAGGGTATGGACTACCTTCAGCTGTTCCGCGACTACGGCTGTGTCCTGCAGACCGGCGGCTCGGACCAGTGGGGCAACCTCACCAGCGGCACCGACCTCATCCGCAAAGTCGAGGGCAAACACGTCCACGCGCTGGGCACGCCCCTGATCACCAACTCCGACGGCACGAAGTTCGGCAAGAGCGAGGGCAACGCCATCTGGCTTGACCCGGAGATGTGCAGCCCGTACGCCTTCTACCAGTTCTGGCTCAACACGGCCGACAGCGACGTCGCGGCACGCCTGAAGGTGTTCACCTTCCTGGGCCGGGCCGAGATCGAGGCCCTGGAGGCCGCGGTTGCCGACCGTCCGTTCGCCCGCGAAGGACAGCGGAAGCTCGCCTACGAAGTGACCTCCCTGGTCCACGGGGTGGAGGCCACGGAGAAAGTCATCGCCGCCTCTGCCGCACTGTTCGGCAACGGGGACCTTGGGGCCCTGGACGAGGCGACGCTTAGGGCTGCCACGTCCGAGCTGCCGTCCGCCACCGTCGACGCCTCCGGCCTGGGCATCATCGAACTGCTGGTGGCGACCGGCCTGTCGGAGAGCAAGTCTGCCGCCCGCCGCACCGTCGGGGAGGGCGGCGCCTATGTCAACAACACCAAGGTGGCGGATCCGGACGCTGTTATCGAACCGGGCCAGCTCCTGCACGGACGGTACTTGCTGCTGCGCCGCGGCAAGAAGAACCTGGCAACCGTGGAAGTCTCCGCGGCCTAG
- a CDS encoding HAD-IIA family hydrolase: MAAPELISTFDALLADLDGVVYAGPHAIPGAVESLRRLAGIGVGLGYVTNNASRTPAQVAQHLRELGAPAEDHQVVSSSQAAGELLASLLPAGARVLITGGASLAQEIELAGLVPVHSEAEHPVAVVQGFHPDLGWKDLAEAAYVIAGGALWVATNTDMSIPQARGMAPGNGTLVAAVAAATGQRPLVAGKPEAPLFHAAAKRLAADRPLVVGDRLDTDILGGNNAGFATVAVLTGVDTRESILAARTPERPDYLINDLTDLYRPYPVTELDAGQHRCGAASAVVHGQTLRVSGDPGDLDAWRAACSAWWTANPETATALAPVLEWLDH, encoded by the coding sequence GTGGCCGCACCGGAGCTGATCTCAACCTTCGACGCCCTGCTCGCCGACCTCGACGGCGTAGTTTACGCGGGTCCGCACGCCATCCCGGGCGCCGTGGAGTCCCTGCGCCGGCTCGCCGGGATCGGCGTCGGGCTCGGCTACGTCACGAACAACGCGTCCCGGACTCCGGCTCAGGTGGCGCAGCACCTGCGCGAACTGGGCGCCCCGGCGGAGGACCACCAGGTCGTCAGCTCCTCGCAGGCCGCGGGCGAGCTGCTGGCTTCGCTGCTACCGGCGGGTGCCCGCGTCCTGATCACCGGCGGCGCCTCGCTGGCCCAGGAAATTGAACTCGCGGGGCTGGTGCCGGTCCACAGCGAAGCCGAGCATCCCGTCGCCGTCGTGCAGGGCTTCCACCCGGACCTCGGGTGGAAGGACCTCGCGGAAGCCGCCTACGTCATTGCCGGCGGGGCTCTGTGGGTGGCCACCAACACGGACATGTCCATTCCCCAGGCCCGGGGCATGGCACCCGGCAACGGGACGCTGGTGGCGGCAGTCGCTGCCGCCACCGGGCAGCGCCCCCTCGTCGCCGGCAAGCCGGAAGCGCCCCTGTTCCATGCCGCCGCGAAACGCCTCGCTGCCGACCGGCCGCTCGTTGTCGGCGACCGCCTGGACACCGACATCCTCGGCGGCAACAACGCCGGCTTCGCCACGGTCGCCGTGCTCACCGGCGTCGACACGAGGGAATCGATCCTCGCCGCCCGCACTCCGGAACGGCCCGACTACCTCATCAACGACCTCACGGACCTCTACCGCCCCTACCCGGTGACCGAGCTCGACGCCGGACAGCACCGCTGCGGCGCGGCCTCCGCCGTCGTGCACGGGCAGACGCTCCGGGTCAGCGGAGACCCCGGCGACCTCGACGCCTGGCGGGCCGCTTGTTCGGCGTGGTGGACAGCCAACCCCGAGACCGCCACTGCCCTGGCGCCGGTCCTCGAATGGCTGGATCACTAG
- a CDS encoding TlyA family RNA methyltransferase — MSRLDQALVGRGLARSRTHAARLIAEGKVSSNGEVLAKASLQVQDDTSLDVAAADEDNYVSRAGHKLAGALDAFPAVKVEGKRCLDAGASTGGFTEVLLCRGADHVVAVDVGHDQLVPVIRNDPRVSVHEGLNVRYMTPDEIGGPAVLTVADLSFISLTLVLAPLAACTEPGGDLVLMVKPQFEIGKDRLGRTGVVTSEWERRLAVGKVAAEAMDCGLELKGLASSPLPGQDGNVEYFLWIKRGIATDLPKIEERDAAVAALLGTIWPKY; from the coding sequence ATGAGCAGGCTTGACCAGGCCCTCGTCGGCCGCGGGCTGGCGAGGTCCCGCACGCACGCCGCACGCCTCATCGCCGAAGGCAAAGTCAGCTCCAACGGGGAGGTGCTCGCCAAGGCATCCCTCCAGGTCCAGGACGACACCAGCCTCGACGTCGCAGCCGCCGATGAGGACAACTACGTCAGCCGCGCCGGACACAAGCTGGCCGGCGCGCTGGACGCCTTTCCCGCCGTCAAGGTCGAAGGCAAGCGGTGCCTGGACGCCGGTGCCTCCACCGGCGGATTCACCGAGGTGCTGCTGTGCCGGGGCGCGGACCATGTCGTGGCCGTCGATGTTGGCCACGACCAGCTGGTCCCCGTGATCCGGAACGACCCCCGCGTTTCCGTCCACGAAGGCCTCAACGTCCGCTACATGACCCCGGATGAGATCGGCGGACCGGCGGTGTTGACGGTGGCGGACCTGTCCTTCATCTCCCTGACCCTCGTGCTGGCCCCCCTCGCGGCGTGCACGGAGCCGGGCGGGGACCTGGTCCTGATGGTCAAGCCGCAGTTCGAGATCGGCAAGGACCGGCTGGGCCGCACCGGCGTCGTCACCTCGGAGTGGGAGCGCCGCCTCGCCGTGGGCAAAGTCGCGGCGGAAGCGATGGACTGCGGGCTGGAACTGAAAGGCCTCGCCAGCAGCCCGCTGCCCGGCCAGGACGGAAACGTCGAGTACTTCCTGTGGATAAAGCGCGGGATTGCGACAGACCTGCCTAAGATCGAAGAGCGGGACGCAGCCGTTGCTGCGTTACTCGGAACAATCTGGCCGAAGTACTAG
- a CDS encoding NAD kinase yields MSRRVLILAHTGREESLKAAWEACTQLHDYGIIPVMLKSELGDMVRFFGRLDQPVEILHDHVMLPDVELVMVLGGDGTILRAAELVREVDVPLLGVNLGHVGFLAESERADLAQTVEWIASRQYTVEERMTIDVQVWVRGQKIWHTWALNEAAIEKGNRERMLEVVTEVDERPLTSFGCDGVVLATPTGSTAYAFSAGGPVVWPEVEALLIVPISAHALFAKPLVVSPRSRLAVEILNRTDAQGVLWCDGRRSVDLPPGARVEVTRSATPVRLARTHQTPFSGRLVRKFELPIQGWRGPMPEAAKVHTGPVPVIRTPRPMPPLPTPPQAGPPHAGPGETTDPSTAK; encoded by the coding sequence ATGAGCAGGCGTGTCCTCATCCTTGCCCACACAGGCCGTGAGGAGTCCCTCAAGGCTGCCTGGGAGGCGTGCACCCAGCTCCATGACTACGGCATCATTCCCGTGATGCTGAAATCAGAGCTCGGCGACATGGTCCGCTTCTTCGGACGCCTCGACCAGCCCGTTGAGATCCTGCATGACCACGTGATGCTGCCCGACGTCGAGCTTGTGATGGTCCTCGGCGGCGACGGCACCATCCTGCGCGCCGCGGAACTGGTGCGTGAGGTCGACGTGCCGCTGCTCGGCGTCAACCTCGGCCACGTCGGATTCCTGGCCGAGAGCGAGCGGGCGGACCTCGCCCAGACCGTGGAATGGATCGCGAGCCGCCAGTACACCGTGGAGGAGCGGATGACCATCGACGTCCAGGTCTGGGTCCGCGGACAGAAAATCTGGCACACCTGGGCCCTGAACGAGGCCGCGATCGAAAAGGGCAACCGGGAACGGATGCTCGAGGTGGTCACCGAGGTCGACGAACGCCCGCTCACCTCCTTCGGCTGCGACGGCGTCGTCCTGGCCACGCCCACCGGATCCACCGCCTACGCCTTCTCCGCCGGCGGACCGGTGGTGTGGCCCGAGGTCGAGGCCCTCCTGATCGTGCCGATCAGCGCCCACGCACTCTTCGCCAAGCCGCTGGTCGTCTCACCCCGGTCCCGGTTGGCGGTCGAAATCCTGAACCGGACCGATGCGCAGGGCGTGCTCTGGTGCGACGGCCGCCGCTCGGTGGACCTGCCGCCCGGAGCGCGCGTGGAAGTGACCCGCTCCGCCACCCCCGTGCGGCTCGCCCGCACCCACCAGACGCCCTTCTCCGGCCGTCTGGTCCGCAAGTTCGAACTGCCCATCCAGGGCTGGCGCGGGCCCATGCCGGAGGCCGCCAAAGTCCACACCGGGCCGGTGCCGGTGATCCGCACGCCCCGCCCGATGCCCCCGCTGCCAACTCCGCCGCAGGCAGGGCCGCCGCACGCAGGGCCCGGCGAGACCACTGATCCATCGACTGCGAAGTGA
- the recN gene encoding DNA repair protein RecN, translating into MLEELRIRDLGVITDATLPLGPGLSVVTGETGAGKTMVVTAVGLLLGARSDAGAVRSGAKSASAEATVRLDAGHPAVARAREAGAEVEEFDGGAELLLARSVGADGRSRAYLGGRAAPVGVLGEIGETLVVVHGQSGQIRLKSPVAQREALDKFAGEQLAAALGSYQELHAHWKSSQAELDELRSAARERLRESESLEAALAEIDAVDPQPGEDESLKAEAVKLANVEELRIAATTAQQALTAEDFGDNSDATTLVDAAKRTLEHVAEHDEDLGSAAARLAEVGFLLNDIATELASYQAALDSEGPERLAEIEDRRGALATLVRKYAPTIDEVLLWAEQSRARFLELQDDSTRIEALDAEVTRAGAELVKQAAVISKLRKKAAKELAARVSAELKALAMADAALVINVESGGQPGPFGADEISFLLQPHSGAPARPLGKGASGGELSRVMLAIEVVLAAVDPVPTFVFDEVDAGVGGRAAVEIGRRLAMLARHVQVLVVTHLPQVAAFADQHIRVTKTSVRGADGATATGFTSSDVRLLDEAERVRELARMLAGQEDSESARAHAQELLDDARLLPQQA; encoded by the coding sequence ATGCTTGAAGAACTGAGAATCCGCGACCTGGGCGTCATCACCGACGCCACGCTGCCCCTCGGCCCGGGCCTGAGCGTGGTGACCGGTGAAACCGGCGCCGGCAAGACGATGGTGGTGACCGCCGTCGGGCTGCTGCTCGGCGCACGCTCCGACGCGGGTGCCGTGCGCAGCGGCGCGAAGAGCGCGTCCGCGGAAGCCACCGTAAGGCTCGACGCCGGGCACCCGGCCGTGGCACGCGCCCGTGAGGCGGGGGCCGAGGTGGAGGAGTTCGACGGCGGCGCCGAGCTGCTGCTGGCCCGCAGCGTGGGCGCGGACGGGCGAAGCCGCGCCTACCTCGGCGGACGCGCCGCCCCCGTGGGTGTGCTGGGCGAAATCGGCGAAACCCTGGTGGTGGTCCACGGCCAGTCCGGTCAGATCAGGCTCAAGAGCCCGGTGGCGCAGCGCGAAGCCCTCGACAAATTCGCGGGGGAGCAGCTGGCGGCGGCGCTCGGCAGCTACCAGGAGCTCCATGCCCACTGGAAGTCCAGCCAGGCCGAGCTGGATGAGCTCCGCAGCGCCGCCCGGGAACGCCTCCGCGAGTCGGAATCCCTGGAGGCTGCCCTGGCCGAGATCGACGCCGTCGACCCGCAGCCGGGGGAGGACGAATCGCTCAAGGCCGAGGCCGTCAAGCTTGCCAACGTCGAGGAACTCCGGATCGCGGCCACCACGGCCCAGCAGGCGCTCACCGCCGAGGACTTCGGCGACAACTCCGACGCGACCACCCTGGTGGATGCCGCCAAACGCACCCTGGAGCACGTCGCCGAACACGACGAGGACCTCGGGTCCGCTGCCGCCCGGCTGGCCGAGGTGGGCTTCCTGCTCAACGACATCGCCACCGAACTCGCAAGCTACCAGGCCGCCCTCGACTCCGAGGGCCCGGAACGGCTTGCCGAGATCGAGGACCGCCGGGGCGCGCTGGCGACGCTGGTGCGCAAGTACGCCCCGACCATCGATGAAGTGCTGCTGTGGGCCGAGCAGTCCCGGGCACGGTTCCTGGAGCTGCAGGATGACTCCACCCGGATCGAGGCGCTGGACGCCGAGGTGACCCGCGCCGGGGCCGAACTGGTCAAACAGGCCGCGGTCATCAGCAAGTTGCGGAAGAAGGCCGCGAAGGAGCTCGCGGCCCGGGTCAGCGCGGAACTGAAGGCCCTGGCGATGGCGGACGCCGCCCTGGTCATCAACGTCGAGTCCGGCGGGCAGCCGGGGCCGTTCGGCGCGGACGAGATTTCCTTCCTGCTCCAGCCGCACTCCGGCGCCCCCGCCCGCCCCCTGGGCAAGGGTGCCTCCGGCGGTGAACTGTCCCGGGTGATGCTCGCCATCGAAGTGGTGCTGGCCGCGGTCGATCCGGTCCCGACCTTCGTCTTCGACGAGGTCGACGCCGGCGTGGGCGGCCGTGCCGCCGTCGAGATCGGCCGCCGGCTGGCGATGCTCGCCCGGCACGTCCAGGTGCTCGTGGTGACCCACCTGCCGCAGGTGGCGGCCTTCGCCGACCAGCACATCCGGGTCACGAAGACCTCCGTGCGCGGCGCCGACGGCGCCACGGCGACCGGCTTCACCTCCAGCGACGTCCGGCTCCTCGACGAGGCGGAACGCGTCAGGGAGCTGGCCCGCATGCTCGCCGGCCAGGAGGATTCCGAATCCGCCCGGGCCCACGCCCAGGAGCTGCTGGACGACGCCAGGCTCCTGCCGCAGCAGGCCTGA
- a CDS encoding CTP synthase has protein sequence MIGSNPVVQRSNSRVNSRFPGSSKTTKHIFVTGGVASSLGKGLTASSLGHLLRARGLSVTMQKLDPYLNVDPGTMNPFQHGEVFVTDDGAETDLDIGHYERFLDENLEGSANVTTGQVYSTVIAKERRGEYLGDTVQVIPHITDEIKRRMRLPAEGKHAPDVIITEIGGTVGDIESQPFLESARQVRQDIGRGNVFFLHVSLVPYIGPSQELKTKPTQHSVAALRSIGIQPEAIVIRSDREVPQPMRDKIGRMCDVDIDAVIGCPDAPSIYDIPKTLHSQGLDSYIVRALDLPFKDVDWTSWDKLLDAVHNPKHEVEIALVGKYIDLPDAYLSVTEALRAGGFANDTKVKIRWVPSDECETHEGAVQSLDGVDAICVPGGFGIRGLEGKLGALKYARESKLPVLGLCLGLQCMVIEYARNVVGLEGASSSEFEPDSKYPVIATMEEQLDIVGGKGDLGGTMRLGLYEAKLDEGSVVAETYGTTKVSERHRHRYEVNNKYREQIAAQGLVFSGTSPDGKLVEYVELPREVHPYYVATQAHPELSSRPTRPHALFTGLVKAALEHQRGNGGKAAQAAAKGTASAEAATAAPAAKPSPAVSK, from the coding sequence GTGATAGGCTCGAACCCCGTGGTGCAGCGATCAAATTCCCGTGTAAATTCCCGGTTTCCGGGCTCGTCCAAGACGACCAAACACATCTTCGTCACCGGTGGTGTGGCGTCCTCGCTCGGTAAGGGACTGACGGCTTCGAGCCTCGGTCACCTCCTGCGGGCACGCGGCTTGTCTGTAACTATGCAAAAGCTCGATCCCTATCTGAATGTGGATCCGGGCACGATGAACCCCTTCCAGCACGGCGAAGTCTTCGTCACTGACGACGGCGCCGAAACGGACCTCGACATCGGTCACTACGAGCGCTTCCTCGATGAGAACCTCGAGGGTTCGGCCAACGTCACGACCGGACAGGTCTACTCCACGGTCATCGCCAAGGAACGCCGCGGGGAATACCTCGGCGACACCGTCCAGGTCATCCCGCACATCACCGATGAAATCAAGCGGCGCATGCGGCTTCCCGCCGAGGGCAAGCACGCCCCCGACGTGATCATCACCGAAATCGGCGGCACCGTGGGCGACATCGAGTCGCAGCCGTTCCTCGAATCCGCCCGCCAGGTCCGCCAGGACATCGGCCGCGGGAATGTGTTCTTCCTGCACGTCTCCCTCGTGCCGTACATCGGCCCCTCGCAGGAACTGAAGACCAAGCCCACGCAGCACTCCGTGGCCGCGCTGCGCTCCATCGGCATCCAGCCCGAGGCGATCGTGATCCGTTCGGACCGCGAAGTCCCGCAGCCCATGCGCGACAAGATCGGCCGCATGTGCGACGTCGACATCGACGCCGTCATCGGCTGCCCGGATGCCCCGAGCATCTACGACATCCCGAAGACCCTGCACTCCCAGGGCCTGGATTCCTACATCGTCCGCGCCCTCGATCTTCCGTTCAAGGACGTTGACTGGACCAGCTGGGACAAGCTCCTCGACGCGGTCCACAACCCCAAGCACGAGGTTGAGATCGCCCTGGTCGGCAAGTACATCGACCTGCCGGACGCCTACCTGTCCGTGACCGAGGCGCTGCGTGCCGGCGGTTTCGCCAACGACACCAAGGTCAAGATCCGCTGGGTCCCCTCGGACGAATGCGAAACCCACGAAGGTGCGGTCCAGTCACTGGACGGTGTCGACGCGATCTGTGTCCCGGGCGGCTTCGGCATCCGCGGGCTCGAAGGCAAACTCGGCGCGCTGAAGTACGCCCGTGAATCCAAGCTTCCGGTCCTGGGCCTCTGCCTGGGCCTGCAGTGCATGGTGATCGAGTACGCCCGCAACGTGGTCGGCCTCGAGGGCGCTTCCTCCTCGGAGTTTGAGCCGGACTCGAAGTACCCGGTGATCGCGACGATGGAAGAGCAGCTGGACATCGTCGGCGGCAAGGGCGACCTGGGCGGCACCATGCGCCTGGGCCTGTACGAGGCCAAGCTGGACGAGGGGTCCGTGGTCGCCGAGACCTACGGCACCACCAAGGTCAGCGAACGGCACCGCCACCGCTACGAGGTCAACAACAAATACCGCGAGCAGATCGCCGCCCAGGGCCTGGTGTTCTCCGGAACCTCGCCCGACGGCAAGCTCGTGGAGTACGTGGAGCTTCCCCGCGAAGTCCACCCGTACTACGTTGCCACGCAGGCGCACCCGGAGCTCAGCTCGCGCCCGACCCGGCCGCACGCCCTGTTCACCGGACTGGTGAAGGCCGCCCTGGAGCACCAGCGCGGCAACGGCGGCAAGGCCGCACAGGCTGCCGCGAAGGGCACAGCCAGCGCAGAGGCAGCGACGGCCGCTCCGGCCGCCAAGCCTTCCCCGGCAGTGTCGAAGTAA
- a CDS encoding NUDIX domain-containing protein, which translates to MPGKPETPHAARQVSDEPSPRRLLSSRTVYEGRIWDVVSDSFQLNDDGDPLVRDYIEHPGAVAVLPMNDEGEVLLIKQYRHPVGMDLWEIPAGLLDVEGEDFVAGAARELAEEADLIAGQWNVLADFFNSPGSSSEAIRIYLARDLSDVPGHELHVRTDEEAEIELHWIPLDAAVQAVLDGRLHNPSAVVGILAAAAARTDNFSSLRPGSAPWPAHPSQR; encoded by the coding sequence ATGCCCGGTAAACCTGAAACCCCCCATGCTGCACGGCAGGTTTCGGACGAACCGAGCCCGCGCCGTCTTTTGTCGTCCCGGACGGTCTACGAAGGCCGGATCTGGGACGTGGTCAGTGACAGCTTCCAGCTCAACGACGACGGCGACCCGCTCGTCCGCGACTACATCGAGCACCCCGGCGCGGTGGCGGTCCTGCCGATGAACGACGAGGGCGAAGTGCTGCTGATCAAGCAGTACCGGCACCCTGTCGGCATGGACCTGTGGGAGATCCCCGCCGGGCTCCTCGACGTTGAAGGCGAGGACTTCGTCGCCGGCGCGGCTCGGGAACTCGCCGAGGAAGCCGACCTCATTGCCGGCCAGTGGAATGTGCTCGCCGACTTCTTCAATTCCCCCGGGTCATCCAGCGAGGCCATCCGCATCTACCTCGCCCGGGACCTGAGCGATGTGCCCGGCCACGAACTCCACGTCCGCACCGACGAGGAAGCCGAAATCGAGCTGCACTGGATCCCCCTGGATGCCGCCGTGCAGGCCGTGCTGGACGGGCGGCTGCACAACCCGTCCGCCGTCGTCGGAATCCTCGCCGCCGCGGCCGCCCGGACCGACAACTTCTCGAGCCTGCGCCCGGGCAGTGCGCCGTGGCCCGCGCATCCCAGCCAGCGCTGA